From Piscinibacter gummiphilus:
CGACGTGCAGAGCATCGGCCGGCTCGACGAAGACACGACGGGCCTGCTGCTCTTCACCGACGACGGCGCGCTGATCCACCGCTTCACCTCGCCCAAGAAGCACGTGCCCAAGGTCTATGAAGTGACTTGCAAGCACCCGGTGACGCCCGAGCAGGTGCAGCGGCTGCTCGAGGGCGTGAAGCTGGTCGACGACCACGCCACCGTGCAGGCCGCTGCCGCCGAGGCCACCGGCGAAACCACGCTGCGCCTCACCCTCACCGAAGGCAAGTACCACCAGGTCAAGCGCATGCTGGCCGCGGTGGGCAACCGGGTCGAGGGCCTGCACCGCAGCGCCTTCGGCAAGCTCGTGCTGCCGGCCGACCTCGCGCCCGGCCAGTGGCGCTGGCTGCCGGGCCCCGAAGTGATCTGATGCGTGTCAGATTGCCTCGCGCAGGCGACAGCGCCACGGCGCGCGCCGCCCGATAATCCCGGCCCATGCAAGTTTTTCGTGGCATCCACCACCCCGAGATCGCCCCGGCCTGTGCGCTGACCATCGGCAATTTCGACGGCGTCCACCGCGGCCACCAGGCCATGCTCGCGCTGCTGCGCTCCGAGGCCCAGCACCGCGGGCTGCCCTCGTGCGTGATGACCTTCGAGCCGCACCCGCGCGACTATTTCGCGCACCTGGCGGGCAAGCCGGAGCTGGCGCCCTCGCGCATCGCCACGCTGCGCGACAAGCTCTCCGAGCTGGAGCGTTGCGGTGTCGACCAGGTCGTGGTGCTGCGCTTCGACAAGGCGCTGGCCTCGCAGCCCGCCCAATCCTTCATCGACGACATGCTGGTGCGTGGCCTCGGCGCCCGCTACGTGCTCGTCGGCGACGACTTTCGCTTCGGCGCCAAGCGTGCCGGTGACTACGCGATGCTCGATGCGGCCGGCGGCACGCACGGCTTTGACGTCGCCCGCATGAACAGCTACGAGGTTCATGGCCTGCGCGTCTCTAGCTCCGCGGTGCGAGAGGCGCTCGCGGCCGGCGACATGGCCAAGGCCGCCGAGCTGCTCGGCCGCCCCTACTGCATCAGCGGCCATGTCGTGCATGGCAAGAAGCTCGGGCGCGACCTGGGCTTTCGCACGCTCAATGTGCGGTTCCGCCACCCCAAGCCCGCGGCGATGGGCATCTTTGCCGTGCTGGTGCATGGCCTGGCCGAGGAGCCCGTGGCCGGCGTCGCCAGCCTGGGCGTGCGCCCGACGGTCGATGACAGCGGCCGTGTGCTGCTCGAGACCCATTGTTTCGACTGGCCCCAGCACCTCGGCCTCGAGGGGGGCTACGGTAAGATCGTCCGGGTGGAACTGCTGCACAAAATCCGTGATGAAGCGCGCTACGACGGGCTCGAAACCCTGACGGCCGCCATTCAGCAGGACGCGCGCGACGCGCAGGATTTCCTCGCCGCCCACGCGGCCCAACGTCGCCAGACCACGCGCGACCGAATTTAAAGCTCGCCCCTCCACCGCGAGCCCCGGCCTGCACTCGCTGGCCGGCCTTGAACTCCCCCGAGGCACGCCCCCGTTGCGTGCAAGCGCCATGACCGACAAGACTTCCGCCACCGACTACCGGGCCACGCTCAACCTGCCCGACACCCCGTTCCCCATGCGGGGCGACCTGCCCAAGCGCGAGCCCGGCTGGGTGAAGGAATGGGAGCAGCAGGGCATCTACAAGCGGCTGCGCGAGGCGCGCCACGGCAAGCCCAAATTCATCCTGCACGACGGCCCGCCCTATGCGAACGGCCAGCTGCACATGGGCCACGCGGTCAACAAGATCCTGAAGGACATGATCACCAAGGCGCGTCAGCTCAAAGGGTTCGACGCGCTTTACGTGCCCGGCTGGGACTGCCACGGCCTGCCGATCGAGAACCAGATCGAGAAGACCTTCGGCCGCGGCCTGCCGCGCGACGAGGTGCAGGCCAAGAGCCGCGCCTACGCCACCGAGCAGATCGCGCAGCAGATGGTCGACTTCAAGCGCCTGGGTGTGCTGGGCGACTGGGAGCACCCGTATCGCACGATGGACTTCGGCAACGAGGCCGGCGAGGTGCGGGCGCTGAAGCGCGTAATGGAGCGCGGCTTCGTCTACCGCGGGCTGAAGCCGGTGTACTGGTGCTTCGACTGCGGCTCGTCACTCGCCGAGTTCGAGATCGAGTACGCCGACAAGAAGTCGCAAACGGTCGACGTCGCCTTCCTTGCCGCCGAGCCGCAGAAGCTCGCCGCCGCCTTCGGCCTGCCGTCGCTGCAGAAAGACGCCTTCGCCGTCATCTGGACCACGACCGCCTGGACGATCCCCGCCAACCAGGCGCTCAATGTCGGCCCGGCGATCGACTACGCGCTGGTCGACACCGGCGATCGCCTGCTGGTGCTCGCCACGGCGCTGGTCGACAAATGCCTGGAGCG
This genomic window contains:
- a CDS encoding 16S rRNA pseudouridine(516) synthase, coding for MKLAQILFSQGFGARRECEGLVATGHVRIGGEVHDDPFEDLKPEGLVFSVRGEPWAYHEKALLMMHKPAGVECSQKPKHHMSVYSLLPAPLRKRDVQSIGRLDEDTTGLLLFTDDGALIHRFTSPKKHVPKVYEVTCKHPVTPEQVQRLLEGVKLVDDHATVQAAAAEATGETTLRLTLTEGKYHQVKRMLAAVGNRVEGLHRSAFGKLVLPADLAPGQWRWLPGPEVI
- a CDS encoding bifunctional riboflavin kinase/FAD synthetase; translated protein: MQVFRGIHHPEIAPACALTIGNFDGVHRGHQAMLALLRSEAQHRGLPSCVMTFEPHPRDYFAHLAGKPELAPSRIATLRDKLSELERCGVDQVVVLRFDKALASQPAQSFIDDMLVRGLGARYVLVGDDFRFGAKRAGDYAMLDAAGGTHGFDVARMNSYEVHGLRVSSSAVREALAAGDMAKAAELLGRPYCISGHVVHGKKLGRDLGFRTLNVRFRHPKPAAMGIFAVLVHGLAEEPVAGVASLGVRPTVDDSGRVLLETHCFDWPQHLGLEGGYGKIVRVELLHKIRDEARYDGLETLTAAIQQDARDAQDFLAAHAAQRRQTTRDRI